The following are from one region of the Coffea eugenioides isolate CCC68of chromosome 2, Ceug_1.0, whole genome shotgun sequence genome:
- the LOC113763897 gene encoding guanosine nucleotide diphosphate dissociation inhibitor At5g09550 has product MDEEYDVIVLGTGLKECILSGLLSVDGLKVLHMDKNDYYGGESSSLNLNQLWKRFRGDEQPPEKLGTSKEYNVDMIPKFMMANGALVRVLIHTNVTKYLNFKAVDGSFVYNKGKIYKVPATDVEALKSSLMGLFEKRRLRKFFIFVQDFEESNPKTHEGMDLNKITARELISKYELEDDTIDFIGHALALQIDDAYLDQPAMAFVKRVKLYAESLARFQAGSPYIYPMYGLGELPQAFARLSAVYGGTYMLNKPQCKVEFDANGKAYGVTSEGETAKCKKVVCDPSYLSEKVKKVGKVARAVCIMSHPIPDTNDSHSCQVILPQKQLGRKSDMYLFCCSYAHNVAPNGKYIAFVATEAETDDAQAELKPGVDLLGPVDEIFYETYDRFEPTNCPDADGCFISSSYDGTTHFESTVVDVISMYSKITGKALDLSVDLSAASAAEE; this is encoded by the exons ATGGACGAGGAGTATGATGTGATTGTTCTGGGCACCGGCCTCAAAGAATGCATTCTTAGTGGACTTCTCTCTGTTGATGGGCTCAAA GTGTTACACATGGACAAAAATGACTATTATGGAGGAGAGTCCAGCTCCCTTAATTTGAATCAG CTTTGGAAGCGTTTTAGGGGTGATGAACAGCCTCCAGAAAAATTAGGCACAAGCAAGGAGTACAATGTTGATATGATTCCTAAG TTCATGATGGCTAATGGAGCTCTTGTTCGCGTACTCATCCATACTAATGTTACCAAATATCTAAACTTTAAAGCTGTAGATGGTAGCTTTGTGTACAACAAGGGGAAG ATTTATAAAGTGCCAGCAACTGATGTGGAAGCATTGAAGTCTTCGCTGATGGGACTCTTTGAGAAACGTAGACTTCGGAAGTTCTTTATTTTTGTCCAAGACTTTGAGGAGAGTAATCCAAAAACTCATGAAGGGATGGATTTGAACAAAATCACAGCAAGGGAACTTATCTC GAAATATGAACTTGAAGATGATACAATTGATTTTATTGGTCATGCCTTGGCACTTCAAATTGATGATGCTTATTTGGACCAGCCAGCCATGGCTTTTGTCAAGAGAGTGAAG cTATATGCAGAGTCTTTGGCCCGTTTTCAAGCAGGATCTCCTTACATCTATCCTATGTATGGACTGGGAGAGTTGCCTCAG GCATTTGCACGTCTGAGTGCAGTTTATGGTGGGACGTACATGCTTAACAAGCCACAGTGTAAG GTAGAGTTTGATGCAAATGGAAAAGCTTATGGTGTGACCTCAGAAGGAGAAACTGCTAAGTGCAAGAAAGTTGTTTGTGATCCATCTTATCTAAGTGAAAAG GTAAAGAAGGTTGGAAAAGTTGCGCGTGCTGTATGCATAATGAGCCACCCCATTCCGGACACAAATGATTCTCACTCATGTCAGGTCATTCTGCCACAGAAGCAACTTGGTCGTAAATCAGATAT GTATCTGTTTTGTTGCTCATATGCTCACAATGTTGCTCCAAATGGGAAATACATTGCATTTGTTGCAACTGAAGCTGAGACAGATGATGCACAAGCTGAATTGAAGCCTGGCGTTGACCTACTTGGACCTGTAGACGAGATATTTTATGAAACTTATGATAGATTTGAACCTACAAACTGCCCTGATGCTGATGGTTGTTTCATATCCAGC AGCTACGACGGAACAACGCATTTTGAATCTACGGTTGTGGATGTAATATCCATGTACAGCAAAATAACTGGAAAG GCTCTCGATCTGTCTGTGGACCTCAGTGCTGCAAGTGCTGCTGAAGAATGA
- the LOC113761507 gene encoding MADS-box protein SVP-like isoform X1, translating to MVRQRIQIKRIDNLTARQVTFSKRRRGLFKKAQELSTLCDAEIALIVFSATGKLFEYGSSSMMQVIERHRLCSEDIGRQDKHPPHLTQRENHTHAMLAEEIKEKTAELRHLKGEELVGLSMEDLVKLEKLVEAGLSRIAKTKGDKFMKEIGILKKKEALLKEENAKLRQKVAGTSEDETPLLEQGISSESVTRLSDQVGSCPQDLNNSDTFLQLGEDEIAVAEDRIYNLSIAGSMIPRNCSLCCIIFLKKNNMHVCQACSSLST from the exons ATGGTCAGGCAAAGAATTCAGATCAAGAGGATTGATAACTTGACAGCTAGACAAGTGACTTTTTCAAAGAGAAGAAGAGGGCTTTTCAAGAAAGCTCAGGAGCTCTCCACACTTTGTGATGCTGAGATAGCCCTCATAGTCTTCTCAGCAACAGGCAAGCTCTTCGAGTATGGTAGCTCAAG TATGATGCAAGTTATTGAAAGGCACCGCCTATGTTCCGAGGACATTGGGAGGCAAGACAAGCATCCACCTCATCTCACGCAG CGGGAGAATCATACCCATGCCATGCTTGCTGAGGAAATCAAGGAGAAAACCGCAGAACTGAG GCATCTCAAAGGTGAAGAGCTAGTAGGACTGAGCATGGAAGACTTGGTTAAACTCGAAAAGTTGGTTGAAGCAGGGTTAAGTCGTATTGCCAAAACCAAG GGTGACAAATTCATGAAAGAAATTGGTATTCTCAAGAAAAAG GAAGCATTATTAAAGGAAGAGAATGCAAAGTTGAGACAAAAA GTAGCAGGCACATCGGAAGACGAAACACCTCTGCTGGAACAAGGGATTTCATCCGAGTCAGTGACCCGCTTAAGCGACCAAGTCGGAAGTTGTCCTCAGGACCTCAACAATTCGGACACATTTCTCCAGCTGGG GGAGGATGAGATTGCGGTCGCAGAAGATCGAATATATAATTTGAGCATAGCTGGGTCTATGATACCCAGAAATTGTAGTTTATGTtgcattatttttttaaaaaaaaataacatgcATGTATGTCAGGCATGCAGTTCTCTGAGTACGTAG
- the LOC113761507 gene encoding MADS-box protein AGL24-like isoform X2: protein MVRQRIQIKRIDNLTARQVTFSKRRRGLFKKAQELSTLCDAEIALIVFSATGKLFEYGSSSMMQVIERHRLCSEDIGRQDKHPPHLTQRENHTHAMLAEEIKEKTAELRHLKGEELVGLSMEDLVKLEKLVEAGLSRIAKTKEALLKEENAKLRQKVAGTSEDETPLLEQGISSESVTRLSDQVGSCPQDLNNSDTFLQLGEDEIAVAEDRIYNLSIAGSMIPRNCSLCCIIFLKKNNMHVCQACSSLST from the exons ATGGTCAGGCAAAGAATTCAGATCAAGAGGATTGATAACTTGACAGCTAGACAAGTGACTTTTTCAAAGAGAAGAAGAGGGCTTTTCAAGAAAGCTCAGGAGCTCTCCACACTTTGTGATGCTGAGATAGCCCTCATAGTCTTCTCAGCAACAGGCAAGCTCTTCGAGTATGGTAGCTCAAG TATGATGCAAGTTATTGAAAGGCACCGCCTATGTTCCGAGGACATTGGGAGGCAAGACAAGCATCCACCTCATCTCACGCAG CGGGAGAATCATACCCATGCCATGCTTGCTGAGGAAATCAAGGAGAAAACCGCAGAACTGAG GCATCTCAAAGGTGAAGAGCTAGTAGGACTGAGCATGGAAGACTTGGTTAAACTCGAAAAGTTGGTTGAAGCAGGGTTAAGTCGTATTGCCAAAACCAAG GAAGCATTATTAAAGGAAGAGAATGCAAAGTTGAGACAAAAA GTAGCAGGCACATCGGAAGACGAAACACCTCTGCTGGAACAAGGGATTTCATCCGAGTCAGTGACCCGCTTAAGCGACCAAGTCGGAAGTTGTCCTCAGGACCTCAACAATTCGGACACATTTCTCCAGCTGGG GGAGGATGAGATTGCGGTCGCAGAAGATCGAATATATAATTTGAGCATAGCTGGGTCTATGATACCCAGAAATTGTAGTTTATGTtgcattatttttttaaaaaaaaataacatgcATGTATGTCAGGCATGCAGTTCTCTGAGTACGTAG
- the LOC113761507 gene encoding MADS-box protein SVP-like isoform X3 — protein MVRQRIQIKRIDNLTARQVTFSKRRRGLFKKAQELSTLCDAEIALIVFSATGKLFEYGSSSMMQVIERHRLCSEDIGRQDKHPPHLTQRENHTHAMLAEEIKEKTAELRHLKGEELVGLSMEDLVKLEKLVEAGLSRIAKTKGDKFMKEIGILKKKEALLKEENAKLRQKVAGTSEDETPLLEQGISSESVTRLSDQVGSCPQDLNNSDTFLQLGLPCPN, from the exons ATGGTCAGGCAAAGAATTCAGATCAAGAGGATTGATAACTTGACAGCTAGACAAGTGACTTTTTCAAAGAGAAGAAGAGGGCTTTTCAAGAAAGCTCAGGAGCTCTCCACACTTTGTGATGCTGAGATAGCCCTCATAGTCTTCTCAGCAACAGGCAAGCTCTTCGAGTATGGTAGCTCAAG TATGATGCAAGTTATTGAAAGGCACCGCCTATGTTCCGAGGACATTGGGAGGCAAGACAAGCATCCACCTCATCTCACGCAG CGGGAGAATCATACCCATGCCATGCTTGCTGAGGAAATCAAGGAGAAAACCGCAGAACTGAG GCATCTCAAAGGTGAAGAGCTAGTAGGACTGAGCATGGAAGACTTGGTTAAACTCGAAAAGTTGGTTGAAGCAGGGTTAAGTCGTATTGCCAAAACCAAG GGTGACAAATTCATGAAAGAAATTGGTATTCTCAAGAAAAAG GAAGCATTATTAAAGGAAGAGAATGCAAAGTTGAGACAAAAA GTAGCAGGCACATCGGAAGACGAAACACCTCTGCTGGAACAAGGGATTTCATCCGAGTCAGTGACCCGCTTAAGCGACCAAGTCGGAAGTTGTCCTCAGGACCTCAACAATTCGGACACATTTCTCCAGCTGGG CTTACCATGTCCCAACTGA